In Streptomyces canus, one DNA window encodes the following:
- a CDS encoding NAD-dependent malic enzyme has translation MATAPSVSYSITVRLEVPAGGTAVSQITTAVESHGGSVTGLDVTASGHEKLRMDVTIAASSTAHADEIVQQLRGIEGVTLGKVSDRTFLMHLGGKIEMQSKHPIRNRDDLSMIYTPGVARVCMAIAENPEDARRLTIKRNSVAVVTDGSAVLGLGNIGPKAALPVMEGKAALFKRFAGIDAWPLCLDTQDTDAIVEIVKAIAPGFAGINLEDISAPRCFEIEARLREALDIPVFHDDQHGTAIVVLAALTNALRVTGKAIENIRVVMSGAGAAGTAILKLLIAAGVKNAVVADIHGVVHAGREDLVDAAPGSALRWIADNTNPEGLTGTLKEAVRGADVFIGVSAPNVLDGADVAAMAEGAIVFALANPDPEVDPAVARQTAAVVATGRSDFPNQINNVLVFPGVFRGLLDAQSRTVNTEMMLAAAKALADVVTEDELNPNYIIPSVFNDKVAGAVAGAVRDAAKAAGATA, from the coding sequence ATGGCAACGGCGCCCAGCGTCTCCTACTCGATTACGGTCCGGCTGGAGGTGCCCGCAGGTGGTACCGCGGTCTCCCAGATCACCACGGCCGTAGAGTCCCACGGAGGCTCGGTGACCGGCCTCGACGTGACCGCCTCAGGCCACGAGAAGCTCCGGATGGACGTCACCATCGCCGCGAGCTCCACGGCCCACGCCGACGAGATCGTCCAGCAGCTGCGCGGCATCGAGGGCGTCACACTCGGCAAGGTCTCCGACCGTACGTTCCTGATGCACCTCGGCGGCAAGATCGAGATGCAGTCCAAGCACCCCATCCGCAACCGTGACGATCTCTCGATGATCTACACGCCGGGTGTGGCGCGTGTCTGCATGGCGATCGCCGAGAACCCCGAGGACGCCCGACGCCTCACCATCAAGCGCAACTCCGTTGCGGTCGTGACGGACGGCTCGGCCGTGCTGGGTCTGGGCAACATCGGCCCCAAGGCCGCCCTCCCGGTCATGGAGGGCAAGGCGGCCCTCTTCAAGCGGTTCGCCGGCATCGACGCCTGGCCGCTGTGCCTCGACACCCAGGACACCGACGCGATCGTCGAGATCGTCAAGGCGATCGCCCCCGGGTTCGCCGGCATCAACCTCGAGGACATCTCCGCGCCGCGCTGCTTCGAGATCGAGGCCCGGCTGCGCGAGGCCCTCGACATCCCCGTCTTCCACGACGACCAGCACGGCACCGCGATCGTCGTCCTCGCCGCCCTGACGAACGCACTTCGCGTCACCGGCAAGGCAATTGAGAACATCCGGGTCGTCATGTCCGGTGCCGGCGCGGCCGGTACGGCCATCCTCAAGCTGCTGATCGCGGCGGGCGTGAAGAACGCCGTCGTCGCCGACATCCACGGCGTCGTGCACGCCGGCCGTGAGGACCTCGTCGACGCCGCTCCGGGCTCGGCGCTGCGCTGGATCGCCGACAACACCAATCCCGAGGGCCTCACCGGGACGTTGAAGGAGGCCGTGCGCGGCGCGGACGTCTTCATCGGCGTCTCCGCCCCGAACGTCCTGGACGGCGCCGATGTCGCCGCCATGGCCGAGGGTGCGATTGTGTTCGCGCTCGCGAACCCCGACCCCGAGGTCGACCCGGCGGTCGCCCGTCAGACGGCGGCCGTCGTGGCCACCGGCCGCTCCGACTTCCCGAACCAGATCAACAACGTGCTGGTCTTCCCGGGTGTCTTCCGCGGTCTGCTGGACGCCCAGTCCCGCACGGTCAACACGGAGATGATGCTCGCGGCCGCGAAGGCCCTCGCGGACGTCGTCACCGAGGACGAGCTGAACCCGAACTACATCATCCCGAGCGTCTTCAACGACAAGGTCGCGGGCGCGGTCGCGGGTGCGGTGCGGGACGCGGCGAAGGCCGCCGGGGCGACGGCGTAG
- a CDS encoding YqgE/AlgH family protein, giving the protein MTEVSSLTGRLLVATPALADPNFDRAVVLLLDHDEEGSLGVVLNRPTPVDVGDILEGWADLAGEPGVVFQGGPVSLDSALGVAVIPGGGAIDGAPLGWRRVHGAIGLVDLEAPPELLASALGSLRIFAGYAGWGPGQLEDELVEGAWYVVESEPGDVSSPSPERLWREVLRRQRSELAMVATYADDPSLN; this is encoded by the coding sequence ATGACCGAGGTGTCCTCGCTCACAGGGCGGTTGCTCGTGGCAACGCCCGCCCTGGCGGACCCGAACTTCGACCGTGCGGTGGTGCTCCTTCTCGACCACGACGAGGAGGGCTCCCTCGGTGTCGTCCTCAACCGTCCCACCCCGGTGGACGTCGGTGACATCCTGGAGGGCTGGGCCGACCTCGCCGGTGAACCCGGTGTCGTCTTCCAGGGCGGCCCGGTCTCCCTGGACTCGGCCCTGGGGGTCGCCGTCATCCCCGGCGGCGGGGCCATCGACGGTGCCCCGCTGGGCTGGCGCAGAGTGCACGGCGCGATCGGACTGGTCGACCTGGAGGCCCCGCCGGAACTGCTCGCCTCGGCCCTCGGCAGTCTGCGCATCTTCGCCGGTTACGCCGGCTGGGGCCCCGGCCAGCTGGAGGACGAGCTGGTGGAGGGCGCCTGGTACGTCGTCGAGTCGGAACCGGGGGACGTCTCCTCCCCGTCCCCCGAGAGACTCTGGCGCGAGGTCCTGCGCCGCCAGCGCAGCGAGCTGGCGATGGTGGCCACGTACGCGGACGACCCTTCGCTCAACTGA
- a CDS encoding carbohydrate ABC transporter permease, whose translation MTSATHRATRAPWLYLAPALVVLGGLLVYPIYQLGLISLFRYTQAQVSGGEPTTFQGFGNYSALFSDPEFWQVLLATVLFAAGCVASTLAVGCALAVLLTRVRAVPRLALMLAALGAWATPAVTGSTVWLFLFDPDFGPVNRILGLGDHSWTYGRLSAFFLVLLEVVWCSFPFVMVTVYAGIRAVPAEVLEAAALDGASQWRIWRSVLAPMLRPILTVVTIQSVIWDFKVFTQIYVMTNGGGIAGQNLVLNVYAYQQAFASSQYSLGSAIGVVMLLILLAVTLGYLRLLHRQGEEL comes from the coding sequence GTGACCTCGGCGACCCACCGCGCCACCCGGGCGCCCTGGCTCTATCTCGCCCCCGCCCTGGTCGTCCTCGGCGGACTGCTCGTCTACCCCATCTACCAGCTCGGCCTGATCTCCCTCTTCCGGTACACCCAGGCTCAGGTCAGCGGCGGGGAACCGACCACCTTCCAGGGGTTCGGGAACTACTCGGCGCTGTTCTCCGACCCGGAGTTCTGGCAGGTGCTGCTGGCCACCGTGCTGTTCGCGGCGGGCTGTGTCGCCTCGACGCTCGCCGTCGGGTGCGCGCTGGCGGTGCTCCTCACGCGCGTGCGTGCCGTGCCGCGGCTGGCGTTGATGCTGGCCGCGCTCGGAGCGTGGGCGACACCGGCCGTGACCGGTTCGACGGTCTGGCTGTTCCTCTTCGACCCCGACTTCGGCCCGGTGAACCGGATTCTGGGGCTCGGCGACCACTCCTGGACGTACGGGCGGCTCAGCGCCTTCTTCCTCGTCCTGCTCGAAGTCGTCTGGTGCTCCTTCCCGTTCGTGATGGTCACGGTCTACGCCGGGATCCGCGCCGTACCGGCCGAGGTGCTGGAGGCCGCCGCGCTGGACGGTGCCTCGCAGTGGCGGATCTGGCGGTCGGTGCTCGCGCCGATGCTGCGGCCGATCCTGACCGTCGTCACGATCCAGTCGGTCATCTGGGACTTCAAGGTCTTCACCCAGATCTACGTCATGACGAACGGCGGCGGTATCGCGGGCCAGAACCTCGTCCTGAACGTCTACGCCTACCAGCAGGCGTTCGCCTCCTCGCAGTACAGCCTCGGCTCGGCGATCGGAGTCGTGATGCTGCTGATCCTGCTCGCCGTGACGCTCGGGTACCTGAGGCTGCTCCACCGCCAGGGGGAGGAACTGTGA
- a CDS encoding HU family DNA-binding protein: protein MNRSELVAALADRAEVTRKDADAVLAAFAETVGEIVAKGDEKVTIPGFLTFERTHRAARTARNPQTGDPIQIPAGYSVKVSAGSKLKEAAKGK, encoded by the coding sequence ATGAACCGCAGTGAGCTGGTGGCCGCGCTGGCCGACCGCGCCGAGGTGACCCGCAAGGACGCCGACGCCGTTCTGGCCGCGTTCGCCGAGACCGTCGGCGAGATCGTCGCCAAGGGTGACGAGAAGGTCACCATCCCCGGCTTCCTGACCTTCGAGCGCACCCACCGTGCCGCTCGTACCGCGCGCAACCCGCAGACCGGTGACCCCATCCAGATCCCGGCCGGCTACAGCGTCAAGGTTTCGGCGGGCTCCAAGCTCAAGGAAGCCGCCAAGGGCAAGTAG
- the murA gene encoding UDP-N-acetylglucosamine 1-carboxyvinyltransferase: MTVNGSDDVLIVHGGTPLEGEIRVRGAKNLVPKAMVAALLGSEPSRLRNVPDIRDVRVVRGLLQLHGVTVRPGEEPGELVMDPTHVESANVADIDAHAGSSRIPILLCGPLLHRLGHAFIPGLGGCDIGGRPIDFHFEVLRQFGATIEKRADGQFLEAPRRLRGTKIQLPYPSVGATEQVLLTAVLAEGVTELSNAAVEPEIEDLICVLQKMGAIIAMDTDRTIRVTGVDRLGGYNHRALPDRLEAASWASAALATEGNIYVKGAQQRSMMTFLNTYRKVGGAFEIDDEGIRFWHPGGQLKSIALETDVHPGFQTDWQQPLVVALTQATGLSIIHETVYESRLGFTSALNQMGAHIQLYRECLGGSNCRFGQRNFLHSAVVSGPTRLQGADLVIPDLRGGFSYLIAALAAQGTSRVHGIDLINRGYENFMEKLVELGAKVELPGKALG, translated from the coding sequence ATGACCGTCAACGGCTCTGACGACGTACTGATTGTCCACGGCGGCACCCCGCTGGAGGGCGAGATCCGGGTCCGCGGTGCGAAGAACCTCGTACCGAAGGCCATGGTCGCCGCCCTGCTGGGCAGCGAGCCGAGTCGACTGCGCAACGTTCCGGACATCCGTGACGTGCGGGTCGTACGCGGACTGCTGCAACTGCACGGGGTGACGGTCCGTCCGGGTGAGGAACCGGGCGAGCTGGTGATGGACCCGACGCACGTCGAGAGCGCGAACGTCGCTGACATCGATGCCCACGCCGGTTCCAGCCGCATCCCGATCCTGCTGTGCGGTCCACTGCTGCACCGCCTCGGCCACGCCTTCATCCCCGGCCTCGGCGGCTGCGACATCGGCGGCCGGCCCATCGACTTCCACTTCGAGGTGCTGCGGCAGTTCGGCGCGACGATCGAGAAGCGCGCGGACGGGCAGTTCCTGGAGGCGCCGCGGCGGCTTCGGGGTACGAAGATCCAGCTGCCGTACCCGTCCGTCGGCGCGACCGAGCAGGTCCTGCTGACGGCCGTCCTCGCCGAAGGTGTCACCGAGCTCTCGAACGCCGCGGTGGAACCGGAGATCGAGGACCTGATCTGCGTCCTGCAGAAGATGGGCGCCATCATCGCGATGGACACCGACCGGACCATCCGCGTCACGGGTGTGGACCGGCTCGGCGGCTACAACCACCGCGCTCTGCCGGACCGCCTGGAGGCCGCCTCCTGGGCGTCCGCCGCGCTGGCGACCGAGGGCAACATCTACGTCAAGGGCGCCCAGCAGCGCTCGATGATGACGTTCCTGAACACCTACCGGAAGGTGGGCGGTGCCTTCGAGATCGACGACGAGGGCATCCGCTTCTGGCACCCCGGCGGCCAGTTGAAGTCCATCGCGCTCGAGACCGATGTGCACCCGGGCTTCCAGACGGACTGGCAGCAGCCTCTGGTGGTCGCGCTCACCCAGGCCACGGGCCTGTCGATCATCCACGAGACGGTCTACGAGTCCCGCCTGGGCTTCACCTCCGCGCTGAACCAGATGGGTGCTCACATCCAGCTGTACCGCGAGTGCCTGGGCGGCTCGAACTGCCGCTTCGGTCAGCGCAACTTCCTGCACTCGGCGGTCGTCTCCGGCCCCACCAGGCTCCAGGGCGCCGATCTGGTCATCCCCGACCTCCGCGGCGGCTTCTCGTACCTGATCGCGGCGCTGGCGGCCCAGGGCACGTCCCGGGTCCACGGCATCGACCTCATCAACCGCGGCTACGAGAACTTCATGGAGAAGCTCGTGGAACTGGGCGCGAAGGTGGAGCTGCCGGGCAAGGCGCTCGGCTGA
- a CDS encoding carbohydrate ABC transporter permease: protein MNLLRRPWRLAAEASAFLIALVVAFPLYWMVLSAFKPAGEIESSEPRPWTLAPSLDSFRRVFGQQDFGRYFVNSLVVACSVVIVSALIAFLAATAVTRFRFRFRTTLLIMFLVAQMVPVEALTIPLFFQMRDFGLLNTLGSLILPHIAFSLPFAIWMLRGFVKAVPEALEEAAYIDGASRARFLWQILFPLVLPGLVATSVFSFISAWNDFLFAKSFIISDTSQSTLPMALLVFYKPDEPDWGGVMAASTVMTIPVLVFFVLVQRRLVSGLGGAVKD, encoded by the coding sequence GTGAACCTTCTACGGCGTCCCTGGCGGCTGGCCGCGGAGGCCTCGGCGTTCCTCATCGCCCTGGTGGTCGCCTTCCCCCTCTACTGGATGGTGCTCAGCGCCTTCAAACCGGCCGGAGAGATCGAGTCGTCCGAGCCCCGGCCCTGGACCCTCGCGCCCTCGCTGGATTCCTTCCGGCGGGTGTTCGGACAGCAGGATTTCGGTCGGTATTTCGTCAACAGCCTTGTTGTCGCGTGCAGTGTCGTGATCGTCTCGGCGTTGATCGCGTTTCTCGCGGCGACCGCCGTGACACGATTCCGCTTCCGCTTCCGGACCACCTTGCTGATCATGTTTCTGGTGGCCCAGATGGTGCCCGTGGAGGCCCTCACCATCCCCTTGTTCTTCCAGATGCGGGACTTCGGTCTGCTGAACACGCTGGGCTCGCTGATCCTGCCCCACATCGCCTTCTCGCTGCCCTTCGCGATCTGGATGCTGAGGGGGTTCGTGAAGGCCGTACCGGAGGCTTTGGAGGAGGCCGCGTACATCGACGGGGCCAGCCGTGCGCGATTCCTGTGGCAGATTCTCTTCCCCCTCGTCCTCCCCGGCCTGGTGGCCACGAGCGTGTTCTCCTTCATCTCGGCCTGGAACGATTTCCTCTTCGCCAAGTCGTTCATCATCAGCGACACTTCGCAGTCCACCCTGCCGATGGCCCTGCTGGTCTTCTACAAGCCGGACGAGCCGGACTGGGGCGGGGTCATGGCCGCGTCGACGGTGATGACGATTCCGGTGCTGGTGTTCTTCGTACTCGTACAGCGACGTCTGGTCTCGGGGCTGGGCGGAGCGGTTAAGGACTGA
- a CDS encoding DUF3039 domain-containing protein, with the protein MSTLEPERGTGTGTLVEPTPQVSHGDGDHERFAHYVQKDKIMASALDGTPVVALCGKVWVPGRDPKKYPVCPMCKEIYESMGSGDDDKGGDK; encoded by the coding sequence ATGAGCACTCTCGAGCCCGAGCGCGGGACTGGTACGGGGACCCTCGTAGAGCCGACGCCGCAGGTGTCCCATGGCGACGGCGACCACGAGCGCTTCGCCCATTACGTCCAGAAGGACAAGATCATGGCGAGCGCCCTCGACGGGACCCCCGTCGTGGCGCTGTGCGGCAAGGTGTGGGTGCCCGGCCGCGATCCCAAGAAGTACCCCGTGTGCCCCATGTGCAAGGAGATCTACGAGTCCATGGGCTCCGGGGACGACGACAAGGGCGGCGACAAGTAG
- a CDS encoding anti-sigma factor family protein: MMGSPVPNEHETVGAYALGILDDAEATAFEAHLATCEWCAQQLDELAGMEPMLAALADLPGSGTPAIGESLSAKPSPRIVNKLVDEVAERRAQKRRRSFYMVAAAAALIIGGPFAAMAAGGGDSGGGAKQNQVLAATPKELFDSMSDKVSATDSSTGVSATVAMQEKNWGTSLGLELKGVKGEIKCSLIAVTDNGERWTASTWSVGKWGYGIPNGKTPESKKPLYIGGAVAPAQNAIDHFEVVTSDGKKLVQVDA, from the coding sequence ATGATGGGATCTCCGGTGCCGAACGAGCACGAGACCGTCGGCGCCTACGCCCTCGGGATCCTCGACGACGCCGAGGCAACCGCTTTCGAGGCCCACCTCGCCACCTGCGAATGGTGCGCCCAGCAGCTCGACGAGCTCGCCGGCATGGAGCCGATGCTCGCCGCCCTCGCGGACCTGCCGGGCTCCGGCACCCCCGCGATCGGTGAGTCGCTCTCCGCCAAGCCCAGCCCGCGGATCGTGAACAAACTGGTGGACGAGGTCGCGGAACGCCGTGCGCAGAAGCGGCGCCGCAGCTTCTACATGGTCGCGGCCGCGGCCGCGCTGATCATCGGCGGTCCGTTCGCCGCGATGGCGGCGGGCGGCGGCGACTCGGGCGGCGGGGCCAAGCAGAACCAGGTCCTCGCGGCCACCCCGAAGGAACTCTTCGATTCCATGAGCGACAAGGTGTCCGCGACCGACTCCTCCACCGGGGTCAGCGCCACCGTCGCCATGCAGGAGAAGAACTGGGGCACCTCGCTCGGTCTGGAGCTCAAGGGTGTCAAGGGAGAGATCAAGTGCTCCCTGATCGCCGTCACCGACAACGGTGAGCGCTGGACGGCCTCCACCTGGTCCGTCGGCAAGTGGGGCTACGGCATCCCGAACGGCAAGACCCCGGAGTCCAAGAAGCCTCTCTACATCGGCGGCGCGGTCGCACCGGCTCAGAACGCGATCGACCACTTCGAGGTCGTCACCTCCGACGGCAAGAAGCTCGTCCAGGTCGACGCGTAA
- a CDS encoding extracellular solute-binding protein, with the protein MKLSPRLPALLLTALVVTACAPQASSNSSSDKDEKTGTLRVWLFQEVGNQPKKKVVDTAVAAFEKAHEGTKVAVEYIPIETRAQRVKAAFNDPSSAPDVMEYGNTDTAGYVKDGGLLDVTKEFGAWNEAKDTDPTAKTSVTVDGKVYGSPFYVGVRALYYRTDVFKKLGLQAPRTMAELAETARKIRAAEPELYGLVVGGAYTYGAMPFIWANGGELATGKGGSYASAISGAAAQKGIKEYTSLFTDDNCPAAKCAGMGGNDTITAFAAGKAGMAIGGDFSHTAVEAGKVKGKYAVVPLPGVSAGSIAPAFAGGNNIGVLKSTSHRTLAVQLMEQLTSKKTQASMFDAMGFLPTFADVRQQVAAEQPYVKPFAQTLAAGTKFVPASPAWSQIDSSLVLPTMFQEVISGKKSVAAASGEAAKKMNDAFGTVG; encoded by the coding sequence ATGAAGCTCTCCCCCCGCTTGCCCGCCCTGCTTCTGACGGCCCTGGTCGTCACGGCCTGCGCCCCCCAGGCCTCCTCCAACTCCTCCTCCGACAAGGACGAGAAGACCGGCACCCTGCGCGTCTGGCTCTTCCAGGAAGTCGGCAACCAGCCCAAGAAGAAGGTCGTCGACACCGCCGTCGCCGCCTTCGAGAAGGCCCACGAGGGCACCAAGGTCGCCGTCGAGTACATCCCGATCGAGACCCGCGCCCAGCGCGTCAAGGCCGCCTTCAACGACCCGTCCTCCGCGCCCGACGTGATGGAGTACGGCAACACCGACACCGCCGGCTATGTGAAGGACGGCGGACTCCTGGACGTCACCAAGGAGTTCGGCGCCTGGAACGAGGCCAAGGACACCGACCCCACCGCGAAGACGTCGGTCACCGTGGACGGCAAGGTGTACGGCTCGCCCTTCTACGTCGGCGTCCGCGCGCTGTACTACCGGACCGACGTCTTCAAGAAACTCGGTCTGCAAGCACCCAGGACGATGGCCGAGTTGGCCGAGACCGCCCGCAAGATCCGTGCCGCCGAGCCCGAGTTGTACGGCCTGGTCGTCGGCGGCGCCTACACGTACGGCGCGATGCCCTTCATCTGGGCCAACGGCGGTGAACTCGCGACCGGCAAGGGCGGCTCGTACGCCTCCGCGATCTCCGGCGCGGCCGCCCAGAAGGGCATCAAGGAGTACACCTCGCTCTTCACCGACGACAACTGCCCCGCCGCGAAGTGCGCCGGCATGGGCGGCAACGACACGATCACCGCCTTCGCGGCGGGCAAGGCCGGAATGGCGATCGGGGGCGACTTCAGCCATACGGCGGTGGAGGCCGGGAAGGTCAAGGGCAAGTACGCCGTGGTGCCGCTGCCGGGGGTCTCCGCGGGGTCGATCGCTCCCGCGTTCGCCGGTGGCAACAACATCGGGGTGCTGAAGAGCACGTCCCACCGGACGCTGGCGGTCCAGCTGATGGAGCAGCTCACGTCGAAGAAGACGCAGGCGTCGATGTTCGACGCGATGGGGTTCCTGCCGACGTTCGCGGACGTCCGGCAGCAGGTCGCGGCCGAGCAGCCGTATGTGAAGCCGTTCGCGCAGACCCTCGCGGCCGGGACGAAGTTCGTGCCCGCGTCGCCCGCGTGGTCGCAGATCGACTCCTCACTGGTGCTGCCGACGATGTTCCAGGAGGTCATCAGCGGCAAGAAGAGCGTGGCGGCGGCCTCCGGGGAAGCGGCGAAGAAGATGAACGACGCGTTCGGAACCGTCGGGTGA
- a CDS encoding HelD family protein, with amino-acid sequence MAAQAQQSAVGSVQDSIRDHEIGVEQEHLDRVYRRLEEKIHEAEFLMNDAAKRGQVGTPGALAERDAQVFRAGVHLNRLNNEFEDFLFGRIDLLLGRDGKKGPDGAYTAVEPAEGAVREDDTADIAETLHIGRIGVLDSEYAPLVIDWRAPAAAPFYRSTPVDPGRVVRRRVIRSKGRKVLGVEDDLMRPELKAFLDGHELPVIGDGALMAALGQARSHTMRDIVASIQAEQDLVIRAPAASVTYVEGGPGTGKTAVALHRAAYLLYQDRRRYAGGILIVSPTPLLVAYTEGVLPSLGEEGQVAIRAIGSLVDGVEATLYDSPAVARAKGSYRMLKVLRKAARGALELGSGSEGSGSGQLAFGEEDTSTASSSAPPNRLRVVAFGRRLELEGDELENVRRNALSGTAPVNLLRPRARKLLLDALWARSGAGTRHTDPELAAELRSSFDEDITSEDGFIEFLDAWWPELTPKAVLAAMADERRLGRWARRILNPGEVRRVARSLRRDGLSVHDIAMLDELQAVLGTPARPKKRRELDPLDHLTGLEELMPVREESQRERAERLAQERVEYAHVIVDEAQDLTPMQWRMVGRRGRHATWTVVGDPAQSSWSDPDEAAEARDEALGTRPRRRFQLTVNYRNPSEIADLAAKVLALAMPGSTAPSAVRSTGVQPRFVTTNNGRGALARKSLGETAREEAARLLDLVDGTVGVVVAMNRREEAARWLTGLGDRVVALGSLEAKGLEYDATVVVSPAEIADESPAGLRVLYVALTRATQQLTVVSAERDQPDRDGVPDLLRD; translated from the coding sequence GTGGCCGCTCAGGCTCAACAATCCGCGGTCGGCTCGGTTCAGGACTCGATTCGGGACCACGAGATCGGCGTCGAACAGGAACATCTGGACCGGGTCTACCGGCGCCTGGAGGAGAAGATCCACGAGGCGGAGTTCCTGATGAACGACGCGGCCAAGCGCGGCCAGGTCGGCACACCGGGCGCTCTCGCCGAGCGGGACGCCCAGGTTTTCCGGGCCGGCGTGCACCTCAACCGGCTCAACAACGAGTTCGAGGACTTCCTCTTCGGCCGGATCGACCTGCTCCTCGGCAGGGACGGCAAGAAGGGGCCCGACGGTGCCTACACCGCCGTGGAGCCCGCCGAAGGCGCTGTCCGGGAGGACGACACCGCGGACATCGCGGAGACCCTGCACATCGGCCGGATCGGAGTCCTGGACTCCGAGTACGCGCCGCTGGTCATCGACTGGCGGGCGCCGGCCGCCGCCCCCTTCTACAGGTCCACTCCAGTGGATCCCGGGCGTGTCGTACGACGCCGGGTGATCCGCTCCAAGGGCCGCAAGGTCCTCGGTGTCGAGGACGACCTGATGCGCCCCGAGCTCAAGGCCTTCCTCGACGGCCACGAGCTGCCCGTCATCGGCGACGGCGCCCTGATGGCCGCGCTGGGACAGGCCCGCAGCCACACCATGCGGGACATCGTCGCCTCCATCCAGGCCGAGCAGGACCTGGTCATCCGTGCCCCCGCCGCGTCCGTGACCTACGTCGAGGGCGGCCCCGGCACCGGCAAGACCGCCGTGGCCCTGCACCGGGCCGCGTATCTGCTCTACCAGGACCGGCGCCGCTACGCGGGCGGCATCCTCATCGTCTCGCCCACCCCGCTGCTCGTGGCGTACACCGAGGGCGTCCTGCCGTCCCTCGGCGAGGAGGGCCAGGTCGCCATCCGCGCGATCGGCTCCCTGGTCGACGGCGTCGAGGCAACCCTGTACGACTCCCCGGCCGTGGCCCGCGCCAAGGGGTCGTACCGGATGCTGAAGGTGCTGCGGAAGGCGGCGCGGGGGGCGCTGGAGCTGGGGAGCGGCAGCGAGGGGAGTGGTTCCGGGCAGCTCGCCTTCGGCGAGGAGGACACCTCCACCGCATCGTCCTCCGCACCCCCCAACCGCCTCCGCGTCGTCGCCTTCGGGCGCCGGCTCGAACTGGAGGGGGACGAGCTGGAAAACGTCCGCCGGAACGCCCTCAGCGGCACGGCGCCCGTCAACCTGCTGCGACCCCGGGCCCGCAAGCTGCTCCTGGACGCCCTGTGGGCGCGGTCCGGGGCGGGCACCCGGCACACCGATCCCGAACTGGCGGCCGAGCTGCGGTCGTCGTTCGACGAGGACATCACCTCCGAGGACGGCTTCATCGAGTTCCTCGACGCCTGGTGGCCGGAACTCACCCCGAAGGCCGTCCTCGCCGCCATGGCCGACGAGCGGCGCCTCGGCCGCTGGGCCCGCCGCATCCTCAACCCCGGCGAGGTCCGCAGGGTCGCCCGCTCCCTCAGACGCGACGGCCTCTCCGTGCACGACATCGCCATGCTCGACGAGCTCCAGGCCGTCCTCGGCACCCCGGCCCGCCCGAAGAAGAGGCGCGAACTGGACCCGCTCGACCACCTCACCGGCCTGGAGGAGCTGATGCCGGTCCGCGAGGAGTCGCAGCGCGAGCGGGCCGAGCGGCTCGCCCAGGAACGCGTCGAGTACGCCCACGTCATCGTCGACGAGGCCCAGGACCTCACGCCGATGCAGTGGCGCATGGTCGGCCGCCGCGGCCGGCACGCCACCTGGACGGTCGTGGGAGACCCGGCGCAGTCCTCCTGGTCCGACCCCGACGAGGCCGCCGAGGCCCGCGACGAGGCCCTCGGCACGCGTCCTCGCCGCCGCTTCCAGCTCACCGTGAACTACCGCAACCCCTCCGAGATCGCCGACCTCGCGGCCAAGGTGCTGGCCCTCGCCATGCCCGGCTCGACCGCCCCTTCGGCCGTACGGTCCACCGGCGTACAACCGCGTTTCGTGACAACGAACAACGGACGCGGCGCGCTCGCACGGAAGTCGCTGGGAGAGACCGCCCGAGAGGAGGCGGCCCGCCTCCTCGACCTCGTCGACGGGACGGTGGGCGTCGTCGTCGCCATGAACCGCCGGGAGGAAGCCGCCCGCTGGCTCACCGGTCTCGGCGACCGGGTGGTGGCGCTCGGCAGCCTGGAGGCCAAGGGCCTGGAGTACGACGCGACGGTCGTCGTCTCCCCGGCCGAGATCGCCGACGAGTCGCCGGCCGGACTGCGGGTGCTCTACGTCGCCCTCACCCGGGCCACCCAGCAGCTGACGGTCGTCTCGGCGGAGCGCGACCAGCCGGACCGGGACGGAGTGCCCGATCTGCTGAGAGATTGA